In a genomic window of Lepisosteus oculatus isolate fLepOcu1 chromosome 5, fLepOcu1.hap2, whole genome shotgun sequence:
- the trpc6a gene encoding short transient receptor potential channel 6 isoform X2: protein MPKGRRQAVRGPAYMFNARASSLSAEEERFLDAAEYGNIPVVRKMLEELPGLKVNCVDYMGQNALQLAVANEHLEVTELLLKKDNLARIGDALLLAISKGYVRIVEAILSHKAFFNAKRLTTSPSQSEIQHDDFFAYDEDGTRFSHDVTPIILASHCYEYEIVHILLAKGARIERPHDYFCKCTTCSDNQKHDSFSHSRSRINAYKGLASPAYLSLSSEDPVLCALELSNELAVLANIEKEFKNDYKKLSMQCKDYVVGLLDLCRNTEEVEAILNGDVDLNPSSEQHGRPNLIRLKLAIKYELKKFVAHPNCQQQLLSIWYENLSGLRQQKTAVKFLVVLGVAIGLPFLAMIYWISPCSKLGKIMRGPFMKFVAHAASFTIFLGLLVLNASDRFEGAAPPSNKSNTDNQLYRMQTTIFTWMEMLIISWVIGMIWAECKEIWSQGPREYLLEPWNLLDFGMLAIFVASFIARFMAYWHAYRAQCYINMNNVKNLTNASLPYEIKYYTFYRKYWLPSDPQLISEGLYAIAVVLSFSRIAYILPANESFGPLQISLGRTVKDIFKFMVIFILVFLAFMIGMFNLYSHYFTEKQNKAFTTIEESFKTLFWAIFGLSEVKTVVIGNDHKFIENIGYVLYGVYNVTMVIVLLNMLIAMINNSFQEIEDDADVEWKFARAKLWFSYFEEGRTLPVPFNLIPSPKSVVCLVLKIKQFLKVLLRIQKTDTNGDAELNELGSDMHSTVRSSNSPTRYQKIMKRLIKRYVFKAQIDKESDEVNEGELKEIKQDISSLRYELLEEKSHNTEDLAELIRKLGEKLSIQTAHQ, encoded by the exons ATGCCAAAAGGAAGGAGACAGGCAGTCCGAGGACCAGCATACATGTTTAATGCCCGTGCCAGCAGTCTCTCAGCAGAGGAAGAGAGGTTCCTGGATGCGGCGGAGTACGGTAATATCCCTGTGGTCCGGAAGATGCTGGAAGAGTTACCTGGACTTAAAGTTAACTGCGTGGACTATATGGGTCAAAATGCTCTGCAGTTAGCTGTTGCCAATGAGCACCTTGAAGTCACGGAGCTACTGCTTAAAAAGGATAATCTGGCTCGGATTGGGGATGCCCTCCTATTGGCCATTAGCAAGGGCTATGTGAGGATTGTGGAAGCCATCCTGAGCCATAAAGCGTTTTTCAATGCTAAAAGGCTGACCACCAGCCCCAGCCAATCGGAGATACAGCACGATGACTTTTTCGCCTATGACGAGGACGGCACGCGGTTTTCTCATGATGTCACCCCGATTATCTTGGCTTCACATTGTTACGAGTACGAAATTGTGCACATACTGTTGGCAAAGGGAGCCCGCATTGAAAGGCCACATGACTATTTCTGCAAATGTACCACATGCAGCGACAACCAGAAACATGACTCCTTCAGCCATTCAAGGTCCCGGATCAATGCCTACAAAGGGCTGGCCAGCCCCGCTTATCTGTCCCTGTCCAGTgaagaccctgtgctctgtgctttGGAGCTGAGCAATGAGCTGGCTGTACTGGCAAACATTGAAAAGGAGTTTAAG AATGATTATAAAAAATTATCTATGCAATGCAAAGATTATGTGGTGGGACTTCTGGACCTATGTCGAAATACAGAGGAGGTTGAAGCCATTTTGAACGGAGATGTTGACTTGAACCCATCCAGTGAGCAACATGGCCGCCCCAACCTCATACGGCTAAAACTTGCCATTAAATATGAGCTTAAAAAG TTTGTCGCCCATCCCAACTGTCAGCAGCAGCTCCTCTCCATCTGGTATGAGAACCTCTCAGGGCTGCGTCAGCAGAAGACGGCTGTGAAATTCCTCGTGGTTCTCGGTGTGGCCATTGGGCTGCCTTTCCTGGCTATGATTTACTGGATAAGCCCCTGTAGCAAG ctGGGGAAAATCATGCGTGGTCCCTTTATGAAATTTGTGGCACATGCTGCTTCTTTTACCATTTTCCTTGGCCTTCTTGTCCTGAATGCTTCAGACCGGTTTGAGGGGGCTGCACCACCATCAAACAAGAGCAATACTGACAATCAGCTCTACAGAATGCAAACAACCATTTTCACCTGGATGGAGATGCTCATCATTTCCTGGGTCATCG GGATGATATGGGCAGAATGCAAGGAGATCTGGTCACAGGGCCCACGTGAATACCTGCTAGAGCCCTGGAACTTACTGGACTTTGGAATGCTGGCCATCTTTGTGGCATCATTCATCGCAAGGTTCATGGCCTATTGGCATGCATATAGGGCGCAGTGTTATATCAACATGAACAATGTCAAGAATCTGACAAATGCATCTCTGCCCTATGAGATAAAATACTACACATTtt atcGTAAATATTGGCTTCCCTCTGACCCACAGCTCATTTCTGAAGGCCTCTATGCCATTGCAGTGGTCTTAAGCTTCTCCAGAATTGCATATATCCTGCCTGCCAATGAGAGTTTCGGCCCCTTACAGATCTCTCTGGGAAGGACGGTGAAAGATATCTTTAAATTCATGGTGATTTTTATCCTGGTTTTTTTGGCCTTCATGATTGGAATGTTTAATCTCTACTCACACTACtttacagaaaaacagaataaagcCTTTACCAC AATTGAAGAAagctttaaaacattattttgggCCATATTTGGACTATCTGAAGTGAAAACGGTTGTTATTGGTAATGATCACAAGTTCATAGAAAACATTGGCTATGTCCTGTATGGAGTGTACAATGTGACCATGGTCATTGTGCTGCTGAACATGCTGATAGCCATGATCAACAACTCCTTTCAGGAAATTGAG GATGATGCTGATGTGGAGTGGAAATTCGCCAGAGCTAAGCTGTGGTTCTCCTATTTTGAGGAGGGGAGGACTCTGCCTGTGCCCTTTAACCTGATTCCCAGCCCCAAGTCCGTGGTCTGCCTTGTTTTGAAGATAAAGCAATTCTTAAAGGTTTTGTTGCGCATTCAGAAAACTGATACAAACGGAGATGCTGAGTTGAACGAG CTGGGCTCAGACATGCATTCAACTGTTAGAAGTTCTAACTCTCCAACACGGTACCAG aAGATAATGAAACGTCTCATCAAGCGATATGTGTTCAAAGCACAAATTGATAAAGAAAGCGATGAAGTTAATGAAG GTGAGCTGAAAGAAATCAAGCAGGACATTTCCAGTTTGCGTTATGAACTACTTGAAGAAAAATCCCACAACACGGAGGACCTGGCTGAGCTGATTAGAAAACTCGGAGAGAAGTTATCAATTCAGACAGCACACCAGTAA
- the trpc6a gene encoding short transient receptor potential channel 6 isoform X1, protein MTQNKSHLSENHSANINLCLGKRNKSQESLLMNTDFGEESYANYQRNYHARSNGDRHYNLLRQTMPKGRRQAVRGPAYMFNARASSLSAEEERFLDAAEYGNIPVVRKMLEELPGLKVNCVDYMGQNALQLAVANEHLEVTELLLKKDNLARIGDALLLAISKGYVRIVEAILSHKAFFNAKRLTTSPSQSEIQHDDFFAYDEDGTRFSHDVTPIILASHCYEYEIVHILLAKGARIERPHDYFCKCTTCSDNQKHDSFSHSRSRINAYKGLASPAYLSLSSEDPVLCALELSNELAVLANIEKEFKNDYKKLSMQCKDYVVGLLDLCRNTEEVEAILNGDVDLNPSSEQHGRPNLIRLKLAIKYELKKFVAHPNCQQQLLSIWYENLSGLRQQKTAVKFLVVLGVAIGLPFLAMIYWISPCSKLGKIMRGPFMKFVAHAASFTIFLGLLVLNASDRFEGAAPPSNKSNTDNQLYRMQTTIFTWMEMLIISWVIGMIWAECKEIWSQGPREYLLEPWNLLDFGMLAIFVASFIARFMAYWHAYRAQCYINMNNVKNLTNASLPYEIKYYTFYRKYWLPSDPQLISEGLYAIAVVLSFSRIAYILPANESFGPLQISLGRTVKDIFKFMVIFILVFLAFMIGMFNLYSHYFTEKQNKAFTTIEESFKTLFWAIFGLSEVKTVVIGNDHKFIENIGYVLYGVYNVTMVIVLLNMLIAMINNSFQEIEDDADVEWKFARAKLWFSYFEEGRTLPVPFNLIPSPKSVVCLVLKIKQFLKVLLRIQKTDTNGDAELNELGSDMHSTVRSSNSPTRYQKIMKRLIKRYVFKAQIDKESDEVNEGELKEIKQDISSLRYELLEEKSHNTEDLAELIRKLGEKLSIQTAHQ, encoded by the exons ATGACCCAGAATAAATCTCATCTATCTGAGAATCACAGTGCCAATATAAATCTTTGTCTTGGAAAGAGAAACAAAAGCCAGGAATCTCTACTAATGAATACAGATTTTGGTGAAGAGAGCTACGCCAATTATCAAAGAAATTACCATGc aAGAAGCAATGGTGATAGACATTACAATTTGTTGCGCCAGACCATGCCAAAAGGAAGGAGACAGGCAGTCCGAGGACCAGCATACATGTTTAATGCCCGTGCCAGCAGTCTCTCAGCAGAGGAAGAGAGGTTCCTGGATGCGGCGGAGTACGGTAATATCCCTGTGGTCCGGAAGATGCTGGAAGAGTTACCTGGACTTAAAGTTAACTGCGTGGACTATATGGGTCAAAATGCTCTGCAGTTAGCTGTTGCCAATGAGCACCTTGAAGTCACGGAGCTACTGCTTAAAAAGGATAATCTGGCTCGGATTGGGGATGCCCTCCTATTGGCCATTAGCAAGGGCTATGTGAGGATTGTGGAAGCCATCCTGAGCCATAAAGCGTTTTTCAATGCTAAAAGGCTGACCACCAGCCCCAGCCAATCGGAGATACAGCACGATGACTTTTTCGCCTATGACGAGGACGGCACGCGGTTTTCTCATGATGTCACCCCGATTATCTTGGCTTCACATTGTTACGAGTACGAAATTGTGCACATACTGTTGGCAAAGGGAGCCCGCATTGAAAGGCCACATGACTATTTCTGCAAATGTACCACATGCAGCGACAACCAGAAACATGACTCCTTCAGCCATTCAAGGTCCCGGATCAATGCCTACAAAGGGCTGGCCAGCCCCGCTTATCTGTCCCTGTCCAGTgaagaccctgtgctctgtgctttGGAGCTGAGCAATGAGCTGGCTGTACTGGCAAACATTGAAAAGGAGTTTAAG AATGATTATAAAAAATTATCTATGCAATGCAAAGATTATGTGGTGGGACTTCTGGACCTATGTCGAAATACAGAGGAGGTTGAAGCCATTTTGAACGGAGATGTTGACTTGAACCCATCCAGTGAGCAACATGGCCGCCCCAACCTCATACGGCTAAAACTTGCCATTAAATATGAGCTTAAAAAG TTTGTCGCCCATCCCAACTGTCAGCAGCAGCTCCTCTCCATCTGGTATGAGAACCTCTCAGGGCTGCGTCAGCAGAAGACGGCTGTGAAATTCCTCGTGGTTCTCGGTGTGGCCATTGGGCTGCCTTTCCTGGCTATGATTTACTGGATAAGCCCCTGTAGCAAG ctGGGGAAAATCATGCGTGGTCCCTTTATGAAATTTGTGGCACATGCTGCTTCTTTTACCATTTTCCTTGGCCTTCTTGTCCTGAATGCTTCAGACCGGTTTGAGGGGGCTGCACCACCATCAAACAAGAGCAATACTGACAATCAGCTCTACAGAATGCAAACAACCATTTTCACCTGGATGGAGATGCTCATCATTTCCTGGGTCATCG GGATGATATGGGCAGAATGCAAGGAGATCTGGTCACAGGGCCCACGTGAATACCTGCTAGAGCCCTGGAACTTACTGGACTTTGGAATGCTGGCCATCTTTGTGGCATCATTCATCGCAAGGTTCATGGCCTATTGGCATGCATATAGGGCGCAGTGTTATATCAACATGAACAATGTCAAGAATCTGACAAATGCATCTCTGCCCTATGAGATAAAATACTACACATTtt atcGTAAATATTGGCTTCCCTCTGACCCACAGCTCATTTCTGAAGGCCTCTATGCCATTGCAGTGGTCTTAAGCTTCTCCAGAATTGCATATATCCTGCCTGCCAATGAGAGTTTCGGCCCCTTACAGATCTCTCTGGGAAGGACGGTGAAAGATATCTTTAAATTCATGGTGATTTTTATCCTGGTTTTTTTGGCCTTCATGATTGGAATGTTTAATCTCTACTCACACTACtttacagaaaaacagaataaagcCTTTACCAC AATTGAAGAAagctttaaaacattattttgggCCATATTTGGACTATCTGAAGTGAAAACGGTTGTTATTGGTAATGATCACAAGTTCATAGAAAACATTGGCTATGTCCTGTATGGAGTGTACAATGTGACCATGGTCATTGTGCTGCTGAACATGCTGATAGCCATGATCAACAACTCCTTTCAGGAAATTGAG GATGATGCTGATGTGGAGTGGAAATTCGCCAGAGCTAAGCTGTGGTTCTCCTATTTTGAGGAGGGGAGGACTCTGCCTGTGCCCTTTAACCTGATTCCCAGCCCCAAGTCCGTGGTCTGCCTTGTTTTGAAGATAAAGCAATTCTTAAAGGTTTTGTTGCGCATTCAGAAAACTGATACAAACGGAGATGCTGAGTTGAACGAG CTGGGCTCAGACATGCATTCAACTGTTAGAAGTTCTAACTCTCCAACACGGTACCAG aAGATAATGAAACGTCTCATCAAGCGATATGTGTTCAAAGCACAAATTGATAAAGAAAGCGATGAAGTTAATGAAG GTGAGCTGAAAGAAATCAAGCAGGACATTTCCAGTTTGCGTTATGAACTACTTGAAGAAAAATCCCACAACACGGAGGACCTGGCTGAGCTGATTAGAAAACTCGGAGAGAAGTTATCAATTCAGACAGCACACCAGTAA